A single genomic interval of Aedes aegypti strain LVP_AGWG chromosome 1, AaegL5.0 Primary Assembly, whole genome shotgun sequence harbors:
- the LOC5571574 gene encoding rho GTPase-activating protein 190 isoform X4, with amino-acid sequence MKQINVAVVGLSGVEKDKGQLGAGKSCLCNRFVRPKTDDYAIDHISVLSQSDFSGRVVNNDHFLYWGEARKTSEEGVEYNFSVVEQTEFVDDATFQPFKVGKMEPYTKRCSAIRLSSQEKLKYICKNQLGIEHEYEEIVLPEGRFLVDGFVCVFDVSVVPNRTVEKQVEFITQIINNILKNKKPVVLVTTKNDDSNELYIREAEKICARKEYKGQIVMVETSAHESINVDLAFIVLAQMIDKAKQRSKIMSYAEAAKQRTDLLNASSEYVTRLIRTQITDHRSIWTSSSKKLANHREWIDFLELFGQEAGQRIFRRHIKKLRDDYQGKKLQSYMDSFACVLQEILPDMNSINLELDTFNDWQSVRNYFRNHVEYEQYFFDAIERGGSWAELSDMSDMEDENRIPFDILDTPEAETVFKNHMNALQQEQKRLEWKKQFKKLLEETGYVTPGKQLSEVRVLFMGRECFEALSEHDCQQIYDNHQRELIETAKRNFQELLMEHADLFYHFKNIEPSGTITQNDVKEITDVLQEDLRYKLLDRLEQDRKLMLFQHLGFVHCPIREHCPAFPNCMDALIERILIANQNLPNPKFAQKDGQLQLNLIVIGLDYIANDFIDKVHQQCNDNGEYIVDGQVYGLSIETINRENDSFSFDLANKGLICCYSNRQTFTYIYEVLDRLLVDNIDFKDSVNNLHIVFMSDEKNSENTLQQLQSDGQSLAERLHCVFIDENEFYASGQEVRFIETTLNSVIDSIPFDELKYGMNLADIPDLRIIMCIFCGDPFSTENLLSSMMIEQSCINAGERNIIFEMFLGDSKRRVELILSSYHGANAFRDDLIHGFILLYSSKRKASLSTLSAFSLNIPNLPMQLVSVSEQGGVNAFFNNETSQMLITEGNAIADKLRAHFATASDEDNQFKFASFAPFLKEVWDKKPEIEHAFNMEEPLTIDSGEGTMEHSMHHHHQQAPQPPPRYESYLINGSQTTYRGQHQHPHQQQKMLFDNRSINSLDDLDNLKQHQQQYSNMYYYEDSSDFDKGGSNQGFQIYPPPTTPPEPAPPDHLLTPSSILRQLKANTVSQSQSSLEEINCWLDDGFLIPKQDNKQNEDMWKSMNPHHAFTTGRRPNQSSFAKKIRPKGPSQTLKQPGKLNLKSFAIVNEAIARMNLGDGQGPFQGSGGQPMTEKEKKKAKKLLQQQLENAPLAAPEDDSEDYEDEAGYEQINDAFSDAVNNVASQLFTTFSGGQRGDVGQQGIDLTGGKAKLRQRREKEQTGSTFPTVFNIPEYSDSESDSSSLERKRSTDGYSKINRKPQGHKRHRKKRTAIPVQPPKIPLGPFGGGGGPGDGGGQPMMVGVPGGGHIGSALGMPMMYQKLKNEKNMSMDKDKQEDESSIDVSSPRDNNSPIFGVLPKMGDREKLITKQKNWFGKEIDSSKNSSKDSKDSDSNAKKTAGRSSKGTSGKNAKNAPPIPQQPSLASFKQSDKNLVPLFVEKCVKFIELEGLDSEGIYRVPGNRAHVDLLYQKFDEEVDVDIEKLDIPVNAVATALKDFFAKRLPSLFNTEMMAELEEIAGSRPLQAISSLNMEVKTDRSCRLIALRSLLGKLPPSNFAILSFIFQHFVRVSENSKLNSMDSKNLAICWWPTLLPIEFTDMMRFETMRPYLEDIVQTMIDQYPFLFCGEEAFVMV; translated from the exons ATGAAACAGATCAATGTCGCCGTCGTTGGGCTTTCCGGTGTTGAGAAGGACAAAGGCCAGCTGGGGGCAGGCAAGTCCTGCCTGTGCAATCGATTCGTGCGGCCAAAAACGGATGATTACGCGATCGATCACATATCTGTGCTGAGTCAG TCTGATTTCAGCGGCCGAGTTGTCAACAATGACCACTTCCTCTATTGGGGTGAGGCGCGCAAAACGTCCGAGGAGGGCGTCGAGTATAATTTTAGCGTAGTTGAACAGACCGAGTTCGTAGACGATGCCACATTCCAACCCTTCAAGGTGGGCAAAATGGAGCCCTACACAAAACGATGTTCGGCCATTCGGTTAAGCTCACAGGAAAAGCTCAAATATATTTGCAAAAACCAGCTGGGCATCGAGCATGAGTACGAGGAAATCGTCCTACCGGAAGGACGATTTCTGGTCGACGGATTTGTGTGCGTTTTCGACGTGAGTGTCGTCCCTAACAGGACCGTTGAAAAGCAGGTGGAATTCATCACACAGATCATCAACAACATCCTAAAAAACAAGAAACCAGTCGTGCTGGTAACGACCAAAAACGATGACTCCAACGAACTTTATATCCGAGAGGCAGAGAAGATTTGCGCCCGGAAGGAGTACAAAGGTCaaattgtgatggtagagacaTCGGCACATGAAAGCATAAATGTCGATCTAGCATTTATAGTCCTAGCACAAATGATCGATAAAGCGAAACAACGATCTAAGATCATGTCTTATGCGGAGGCGGCGAAACAACGAACTGATTTGCTGAATGCCAGCTCTGAATACGTCACGCGTCTTATCCGAACTCAAATTACAGATCATCGTTCTATATGGACGAGCTCTTCCAAAAAATTAGCCAACCACAGGGAATGGATTGACTTTTTGGAACTGTTTGGCCAGGAGGCCGGCCAGAGGATATTCCGACGGCACATTAAGAAGCTGCGGGACGATTATCAAGGCAAAAAGCTACAAAGCTACATGGATTCGTTTGCGTGCGTACTGCAGGAAATTCTGCCGGACATGAACAGCATCAACTTGGAGCTGGACACGTTCAACGATTGGCAGTCGGTACGGAACTATTTCCGAAATCATGTCGAATATGAACAGTACTTTTTCGATGCCATAGAGAGGGGCGGCAGCTGGGCGGAGTTGAGTGATATGAGCGATATGGAAGATGAGAATCGAATACCGTTCGATATCCTGGACACGCCTGAAGCGGAAACCGTGTTCAAGAACCACATGAATGCCCTGCAGCAGGAACAAAAGCGATTAGA ATGGAAGAAGCAGTTCaagaaattgctggaggaaacCGGATATGTGACACCTGGCAAGCAACTGTCGGAGGTTCGAGTGCTGTTCATGGGTCGCGAATGTTTCGAAGCATTGTCCGAGCATGATTGTCAGCAAATCTACGATAACCACCAGCGGGAGCTTATTGAGACGGCAAAGCGAAACTTCCAGGAGCTGCTAATGGAACATGCGGACTTGTTCTACCATTTCAAGAACATTGAACCCTCGGGAACAATTACCCAGAATGACGTCAAGGAAATTACCGATGTTCTCCAGGAAGATTTGCGATACAAACTGCTTGACCGATTGGAACAAGATCGGAAGTTGATGTTGTTTCAGCATCTTGGGTTTGTTCATTGTCCGATACGAGAGCATTGCCCTGCGTTCCCGAACTGTATGGACGCTCTGATCGAGAGGATATTGATTGCCAATCAGAA TCTACCGAACCCGAAGTTTGCTCAGAAGGACGGTCAATTGCAACTGAATCTCATAGTCATTGGGTTGGATTACATTGCAAACGATTTCATAGACAAAGTACACCAGCAATGCAACGATAACGGCGAGTACATAGTGGACGGCCAAGTATATGGGCTAAGCATTGAAACGATCAATCGGGAAAATGATTCGTTCTCGTTTGATCTGGCCAACAAAGGACTGATATGTTGCTACTCGAATAGACAAACATTCACTTATATCTATGAGGTACTCGATCGTCTATTGGTGGACAATATTGATTTTAAGGATAGCGTAAACAATTTGCACATAGTGTTCATGAGTGATGAAAAGAATAGTGAGAACACCTTGCAACAATTGCAAAGCGATGGTCAATCGTTGGCGGAACGACTTCACTGCGTGTTTATCGATGAGAATGAGTTTTACGCTTCCGGCCAAGAAGTGCGCTTCATAGAGACAACACTGAACAGCGTTATCGACTCAATTCCTTTTGATGAACTCAAATACGGCATGAATCTAGCAGATATTCCTGATTTGCGCATTATTATGTGCATCTTTTGCGGCGATCCTTTCTCGACTGAGAACCTACTGAGCTCGATGATGATTGAGCAGTCGTGTATAAACGCAGGTGAAAGGAATataattttcgaaatgtttttgGGCGATTCCAAGCGACGAGTTGAGTTAATCTTATCCTCATACCATGGCGCAAATGCTTTTAGAGATGATCTCATCCATGGATTTATCCTGCTATATTCCAGCAAACGAAAGGCTTCCCTTTCTACCCTTAGCGCTTTTTCATTAAACATTCCAAATCTTCCAATGCAACTCGTCTCCGTATCGGAACAGGGTGGAGTCAACGCTTTCTTCAACAACGAAACATCACAAATGCTAATCACCGAGGGCAATGCAATTGCCGACAAGTTACGCGCACACTTTGCAACCGCTTCCGACGAAGATAACCAATTCAAATTTGCTTCGTTTGCTCCGTTCCTCAAAGAAGTATGGGACAAGAAGCCAGAGATTGAACACGCCTTCAATATGGAAGAGCCCCTTACAATTGATTCGGGAGAGGGCACCATGGAACACTCTATGCACCATCATCACCAGCAAGCACCACAACCTCCACCTCGTTACGAGAGCTATCTAATAAACGGTTCCCAAACGACCTACCGCGGCCAACATCAGCATCCCCACCAGCAACAGAAAATGCTCTTCGATAACCGCTCCATCAACTCCTTGGATGACCTAGATAATCTCAAGCAACATCAGCAGCAGTATTCCAACATGTACTACTACGAAGACAGTAGCGATTTTGATAAAGGTGGCAGCAATCAAGGTTTTCAAATCTATCCACCACCCACCACACCGCCAGAGCCAGCACCACCAGATCACCTACTGACGCCATCCTCGATTTTACGCCAACTCAAAGCTAATACCGTGTCCCAGTCACAAAGTAGCTTGGAGGAAATCAACT GCTGGTTGGACGACGGATTTCTCATCCCCAAGCAGGATAACAAGCAGAACGAAGACATGTGGAAGAGCATGAACCCCCACCACGCTTTCACAACCGGACGGAGGCCAAACCAAAGTTCGTTTGCGAAGAAAATTCGCCCAAAGGGCCCCAGCCAAACGCTGAAGCAACCGGGAAAACTGAATCTCAAAAGCTTTGCCATAGTCAACGAGGCCATAGCACGCATGAATCTGGGAGATGGACAGGGCCCGTTCCAAGGGAGCGGTGGTCAACCCATGACAGAGAAAGAGAAAAAGAAGGCCAAAAAGTTGCTCCAGCAGCAGTTGGAGAATGCTCCGCTGGCTGCTCCGGAGGACGACAGCGAGGACTACGAGGATGAGGCCGGTTATGAGCAGATAAACGATGCATTTAGCGATGCAGTTAATAATGTAGCAAGTCAATTATTTACTACCTTTTCGGGAGGGCAACGAGGGGATGTTGGTCAGCAGGGTATCGATCTGACCGGAGGAAAGGCTAAACTACGACAACGACGGGAGAAGGAACAAA CTGGTTctacatttccaacagtattcaACATTCCGGAATATTCCGATTCGGAGAGTGATTCTAGTTCTTTAGAAAGGAAGCGCTCAACCGATGGTTATTCTAAAATTAACCGCAAACCTCAAGGTCATAAAAGGCATCGCAAGAAGCGAACCGCCATCCCAGTTCAGCCGCCAAAGATTCCACTGGGTCCATTTGGCGGTGGTGGAGGCCCTGGGGATGGCGGTGGGCAACCGATGATGGTCGGTGTTCCTGGAGGTGGCCATATAGGATCGGCTCTCGGAATGCCAATGATGTATCAAAAgctgaagaatgagaagaacaTGAGCATGGATAAGGATAAGCAAGAGGACGAGTCGAGCATCGATGTGTCTTCGCCGAGGGATAACAATTCACCGATT TTTGGTGTCCTCCCAAAGATGGGTGACCGGGAAAAACTGATCACCAAGCAGAAAAATTGGTTTGGTAAGGAGATCGATAGCAGCAAGAACAGCTCCAAAGATTCGAAGGATTCGGACTCCAATGCAAAGAAAACAGCTGGTCGATCGAGCAAGGGAACCAGCGGAAAGAATGCCAAAAACGCGCCTCCGATTCCGCAACAACCGTCGTTAGCTAGTTTTAAGCAATCGGATAAAAATCTGGTGCCACTATTTGTGGAGAAATGTGTCAAATTTATCGAATTGGAGGGTTTGGATTCGGAGGGCATTTACCGAGTGCCGGGTAACAGAGCACATGTCGATTTGCTGTACCAGAAATTCGATGAAG AAGTCGACGTGGACATCGAAAAGTTGGATATTCCCGTGAATGCAGTGGCCACCGCCCTCAAGGACTTTTTTGCCAAACGGTTACCATCGCTGTTCAATACGGAGATGATGGCCGAATTGGAAGAGATTGCCGGTTCTAGACCGCTGCAAGCCATCAGCAGTCTCAATATGGAGGTCAAAACGGACCGAAGCTGCCGGTTGATTGCGCTGAGATCGCTACTTGGAAAACTCCCTCCGAGCAATTTTGCCATATTGAGCTTCATTTTCCAGCATTTCGTGAG GGTTTCCGAGAACTCCAAGCTGAACAGCATGGATAGCAAAAATCTTGCGATCTGCTGGTGGCCCACGCTGCTGCCCATCGAATTCACCGACATGATGCGGTTCGAGACCATGCGCCCCTATCTGGAGGACATCGTCCAGACGATGATCGACCAGTATCCGTTTCTGTTTTGTGGCGAGGAGGCCTTCGTGATGGTTTGA
- the LOC5571574 gene encoding rho GTPase-activating protein 190 isoform X1, protein MKQINVAVVGLSGVEKDKGQLGAGKSCLCNRFVRPKTDDYAIDHISVLSQSDFSGRVVNNDHFLYWGEARKTSEEGVEYNFSVVEQTEFVDDATFQPFKVGKMEPYTKRCSAIRLSSQEKLKYICKNQLGIEHEYEEIVLPEGRFLVDGFVCVFDVSVVPNRTVEKQVEFITQIINNILKNKKPVVLVTTKNDDSNELYIREAEKICARKEYKGQIVMVETSAHESINVDLAFIVLAQMIDKAKQRSKIMSYAEAAKQRTDLLNASSEYVTRLIRTQITDHRSIWTSSSKKLANHREWIDFLELFGQEAGQRIFRRHIKKLRDDYQGKKLQSYMDSFACVLQEILPDMNSINLELDTFNDWQSVRNYFRNHVEYEQYFFDAIERGGSWAELSDMSDMEDENRIPFDILDTPEAETVFKNHMNALQQEQKRLEMPKRWKKQFKKLLEETGYVTPGKQLSEVRVLFMGRECFEALSEHDCQQIYDNHQRELIETAKRNFQELLMEHADLFYHFKNIEPSGTITQNDVKEITDVLQEDLRYKLLDRLEQDRKLMLFQHLGFVHCPIREHCPAFPNCMDALIERILIANQNLPNPKFAQKDGQLQLNLIVIGLDYIANDFIDKVHQQCNDNGEYIVDGQVYGLSIETINRENDSFSFDLANKGLICCYSNRQTFTYIYEVLDRLLVDNIDFKDSVNNLHIVFMSDEKNSENTLQQLQSDGQSLAERLHCVFIDENEFYASGQEVRFIETTLNSVIDSIPFDELKYGMNLADIPDLRIIMCIFCGDPFSTENLLSSMMIEQSCINAGERNIIFEMFLGDSKRRVELILSSYHGANAFRDDLIHGFILLYSSKRKASLSTLSAFSLNIPNLPMQLVSVSEQGGVNAFFNNETSQMLITEGNAIADKLRAHFATASDEDNQFKFASFAPFLKEVWDKKPEIEHAFNMEEPLTIDSGEGTMEHSMHHHHQQAPQPPPRYESYLINGSQTTYRGQHQHPHQQQKMLFDNRSINSLDDLDNLKQHQQQYSNMYYYEDSSDFDKGGSNQGFQIYPPPTTPPEPAPPDHLLTPSSILRQLKANTVSQSQSSLEEINSDVSGSKDSINTYDSGWLDDGFLIPKQDNKQNEDMWKSMNPHHAFTTGRRPNQSSFAKKIRPKGPSQTLKQPGKLNLKSFAIVNEAIARMNLGDGQGPFQGSGGQPMTEKEKKKAKKLLQQQLENAPLAAPEDDSEDYEDEAGYEQINDAFSDAVNNVASQLFTTFSGGQRGDVGQQGIDLTGGKAKLRQRREKEQTGSTFPTVFNIPEYSDSESDSSSLERKRSTDGYSKINRKPQGHKRHRKKRTAIPVQPPKIPLGPFGGGGGPGDGGGQPMMVGVPGGGHIGSALGMPMMYQKLKNEKNMSMDKDKQEDESSIDVSSPRDNNSPIFGVLPKMGDREKLITKQKNWFGKEIDSSKNSSKDSKDSDSNAKKTAGRSSKGTSGKNAKNAPPIPQQPSLASFKQSDKNLVPLFVEKCVKFIELEGLDSEGIYRVPGNRAHVDLLYQKFDEEVDVDIEKLDIPVNAVATALKDFFAKRLPSLFNTEMMAELEEIAGSRPLQAISSLNMEVKTDRSCRLIALRSLLGKLPPSNFAILSFIFQHFVRVSENSKLNSMDSKNLAICWWPTLLPIEFTDMMRFETMRPYLEDIVQTMIDQYPFLFCGEEAFVMV, encoded by the exons ATGAAACAGATCAATGTCGCCGTCGTTGGGCTTTCCGGTGTTGAGAAGGACAAAGGCCAGCTGGGGGCAGGCAAGTCCTGCCTGTGCAATCGATTCGTGCGGCCAAAAACGGATGATTACGCGATCGATCACATATCTGTGCTGAGTCAG TCTGATTTCAGCGGCCGAGTTGTCAACAATGACCACTTCCTCTATTGGGGTGAGGCGCGCAAAACGTCCGAGGAGGGCGTCGAGTATAATTTTAGCGTAGTTGAACAGACCGAGTTCGTAGACGATGCCACATTCCAACCCTTCAAGGTGGGCAAAATGGAGCCCTACACAAAACGATGTTCGGCCATTCGGTTAAGCTCACAGGAAAAGCTCAAATATATTTGCAAAAACCAGCTGGGCATCGAGCATGAGTACGAGGAAATCGTCCTACCGGAAGGACGATTTCTGGTCGACGGATTTGTGTGCGTTTTCGACGTGAGTGTCGTCCCTAACAGGACCGTTGAAAAGCAGGTGGAATTCATCACACAGATCATCAACAACATCCTAAAAAACAAGAAACCAGTCGTGCTGGTAACGACCAAAAACGATGACTCCAACGAACTTTATATCCGAGAGGCAGAGAAGATTTGCGCCCGGAAGGAGTACAAAGGTCaaattgtgatggtagagacaTCGGCACATGAAAGCATAAATGTCGATCTAGCATTTATAGTCCTAGCACAAATGATCGATAAAGCGAAACAACGATCTAAGATCATGTCTTATGCGGAGGCGGCGAAACAACGAACTGATTTGCTGAATGCCAGCTCTGAATACGTCACGCGTCTTATCCGAACTCAAATTACAGATCATCGTTCTATATGGACGAGCTCTTCCAAAAAATTAGCCAACCACAGGGAATGGATTGACTTTTTGGAACTGTTTGGCCAGGAGGCCGGCCAGAGGATATTCCGACGGCACATTAAGAAGCTGCGGGACGATTATCAAGGCAAAAAGCTACAAAGCTACATGGATTCGTTTGCGTGCGTACTGCAGGAAATTCTGCCGGACATGAACAGCATCAACTTGGAGCTGGACACGTTCAACGATTGGCAGTCGGTACGGAACTATTTCCGAAATCATGTCGAATATGAACAGTACTTTTTCGATGCCATAGAGAGGGGCGGCAGCTGGGCGGAGTTGAGTGATATGAGCGATATGGAAGATGAGAATCGAATACCGTTCGATATCCTGGACACGCCTGAAGCGGAAACCGTGTTCAAGAACCACATGAATGCCCTGCAGCAGGAACAAAAGCGATTAGA GATgccaaaaag ATGGAAGAAGCAGTTCaagaaattgctggaggaaacCGGATATGTGACACCTGGCAAGCAACTGTCGGAGGTTCGAGTGCTGTTCATGGGTCGCGAATGTTTCGAAGCATTGTCCGAGCATGATTGTCAGCAAATCTACGATAACCACCAGCGGGAGCTTATTGAGACGGCAAAGCGAAACTTCCAGGAGCTGCTAATGGAACATGCGGACTTGTTCTACCATTTCAAGAACATTGAACCCTCGGGAACAATTACCCAGAATGACGTCAAGGAAATTACCGATGTTCTCCAGGAAGATTTGCGATACAAACTGCTTGACCGATTGGAACAAGATCGGAAGTTGATGTTGTTTCAGCATCTTGGGTTTGTTCATTGTCCGATACGAGAGCATTGCCCTGCGTTCCCGAACTGTATGGACGCTCTGATCGAGAGGATATTGATTGCCAATCAGAA TCTACCGAACCCGAAGTTTGCTCAGAAGGACGGTCAATTGCAACTGAATCTCATAGTCATTGGGTTGGATTACATTGCAAACGATTTCATAGACAAAGTACACCAGCAATGCAACGATAACGGCGAGTACATAGTGGACGGCCAAGTATATGGGCTAAGCATTGAAACGATCAATCGGGAAAATGATTCGTTCTCGTTTGATCTGGCCAACAAAGGACTGATATGTTGCTACTCGAATAGACAAACATTCACTTATATCTATGAGGTACTCGATCGTCTATTGGTGGACAATATTGATTTTAAGGATAGCGTAAACAATTTGCACATAGTGTTCATGAGTGATGAAAAGAATAGTGAGAACACCTTGCAACAATTGCAAAGCGATGGTCAATCGTTGGCGGAACGACTTCACTGCGTGTTTATCGATGAGAATGAGTTTTACGCTTCCGGCCAAGAAGTGCGCTTCATAGAGACAACACTGAACAGCGTTATCGACTCAATTCCTTTTGATGAACTCAAATACGGCATGAATCTAGCAGATATTCCTGATTTGCGCATTATTATGTGCATCTTTTGCGGCGATCCTTTCTCGACTGAGAACCTACTGAGCTCGATGATGATTGAGCAGTCGTGTATAAACGCAGGTGAAAGGAATataattttcgaaatgtttttgGGCGATTCCAAGCGACGAGTTGAGTTAATCTTATCCTCATACCATGGCGCAAATGCTTTTAGAGATGATCTCATCCATGGATTTATCCTGCTATATTCCAGCAAACGAAAGGCTTCCCTTTCTACCCTTAGCGCTTTTTCATTAAACATTCCAAATCTTCCAATGCAACTCGTCTCCGTATCGGAACAGGGTGGAGTCAACGCTTTCTTCAACAACGAAACATCACAAATGCTAATCACCGAGGGCAATGCAATTGCCGACAAGTTACGCGCACACTTTGCAACCGCTTCCGACGAAGATAACCAATTCAAATTTGCTTCGTTTGCTCCGTTCCTCAAAGAAGTATGGGACAAGAAGCCAGAGATTGAACACGCCTTCAATATGGAAGAGCCCCTTACAATTGATTCGGGAGAGGGCACCATGGAACACTCTATGCACCATCATCACCAGCAAGCACCACAACCTCCACCTCGTTACGAGAGCTATCTAATAAACGGTTCCCAAACGACCTACCGCGGCCAACATCAGCATCCCCACCAGCAACAGAAAATGCTCTTCGATAACCGCTCCATCAACTCCTTGGATGACCTAGATAATCTCAAGCAACATCAGCAGCAGTATTCCAACATGTACTACTACGAAGACAGTAGCGATTTTGATAAAGGTGGCAGCAATCAAGGTTTTCAAATCTATCCACCACCCACCACACCGCCAGAGCCAGCACCACCAGATCACCTACTGACGCCATCCTCGATTTTACGCCAACTCAAAGCTAATACCGTGTCCCAGTCACAAAGTAGCTTGGAGGAAATCAACT CTGACGTCAGTGGATCCAAGGACTCGATCAACACATACGACTCAG GCTGGTTGGACGACGGATTTCTCATCCCCAAGCAGGATAACAAGCAGAACGAAGACATGTGGAAGAGCATGAACCCCCACCACGCTTTCACAACCGGACGGAGGCCAAACCAAAGTTCGTTTGCGAAGAAAATTCGCCCAAAGGGCCCCAGCCAAACGCTGAAGCAACCGGGAAAACTGAATCTCAAAAGCTTTGCCATAGTCAACGAGGCCATAGCACGCATGAATCTGGGAGATGGACAGGGCCCGTTCCAAGGGAGCGGTGGTCAACCCATGACAGAGAAAGAGAAAAAGAAGGCCAAAAAGTTGCTCCAGCAGCAGTTGGAGAATGCTCCGCTGGCTGCTCCGGAGGACGACAGCGAGGACTACGAGGATGAGGCCGGTTATGAGCAGATAAACGATGCATTTAGCGATGCAGTTAATAATGTAGCAAGTCAATTATTTACTACCTTTTCGGGAGGGCAACGAGGGGATGTTGGTCAGCAGGGTATCGATCTGACCGGAGGAAAGGCTAAACTACGACAACGACGGGAGAAGGAACAAA CTGGTTctacatttccaacagtattcaACATTCCGGAATATTCCGATTCGGAGAGTGATTCTAGTTCTTTAGAAAGGAAGCGCTCAACCGATGGTTATTCTAAAATTAACCGCAAACCTCAAGGTCATAAAAGGCATCGCAAGAAGCGAACCGCCATCCCAGTTCAGCCGCCAAAGATTCCACTGGGTCCATTTGGCGGTGGTGGAGGCCCTGGGGATGGCGGTGGGCAACCGATGATGGTCGGTGTTCCTGGAGGTGGCCATATAGGATCGGCTCTCGGAATGCCAATGATGTATCAAAAgctgaagaatgagaagaacaTGAGCATGGATAAGGATAAGCAAGAGGACGAGTCGAGCATCGATGTGTCTTCGCCGAGGGATAACAATTCACCGATT TTTGGTGTCCTCCCAAAGATGGGTGACCGGGAAAAACTGATCACCAAGCAGAAAAATTGGTTTGGTAAGGAGATCGATAGCAGCAAGAACAGCTCCAAAGATTCGAAGGATTCGGACTCCAATGCAAAGAAAACAGCTGGTCGATCGAGCAAGGGAACCAGCGGAAAGAATGCCAAAAACGCGCCTCCGATTCCGCAACAACCGTCGTTAGCTAGTTTTAAGCAATCGGATAAAAATCTGGTGCCACTATTTGTGGAGAAATGTGTCAAATTTATCGAATTGGAGGGTTTGGATTCGGAGGGCATTTACCGAGTGCCGGGTAACAGAGCACATGTCGATTTGCTGTACCAGAAATTCGATGAAG AAGTCGACGTGGACATCGAAAAGTTGGATATTCCCGTGAATGCAGTGGCCACCGCCCTCAAGGACTTTTTTGCCAAACGGTTACCATCGCTGTTCAATACGGAGATGATGGCCGAATTGGAAGAGATTGCCGGTTCTAGACCGCTGCAAGCCATCAGCAGTCTCAATATGGAGGTCAAAACGGACCGAAGCTGCCGGTTGATTGCGCTGAGATCGCTACTTGGAAAACTCCCTCCGAGCAATTTTGCCATATTGAGCTTCATTTTCCAGCATTTCGTGAG GGTTTCCGAGAACTCCAAGCTGAACAGCATGGATAGCAAAAATCTTGCGATCTGCTGGTGGCCCACGCTGCTGCCCATCGAATTCACCGACATGATGCGGTTCGAGACCATGCGCCCCTATCTGGAGGACATCGTCCAGACGATGATCGACCAGTATCCGTTTCTGTTTTGTGGCGAGGAGGCCTTCGTGATGGTTTGA